The following are encoded together in the Mesoterricola sediminis genome:
- a CDS encoding pirin family protein, whose product MKERSILALHRGQPTEDGNRVPLTRLVPGLGQRGTDAFRDMDPFLLVDHFGPMVLPPGTDAGFPPHPHKGFQTLTYLLQGAFRHRDSTGGAGRLDPGGAQLMTAGRGIVHEEMPVPEHLETGGAIEGVQIWINLPRARKEDPPGYVDLQPAAMPWVPVPGGRIRVLAGTAAGVTGPAQTPVPLLCAHLELEAGAAFALPLPPAWMAAVIPLAGTVRIGEAEAGPDTVARLGDGDGAVLGAVTAASVMVLAGEPLREPIAHYGPFVMNTPEEIQRAFEDYQAGRFGTIG is encoded by the coding sequence ATGAAAGAACGCAGCATCCTCGCCCTCCACCGCGGGCAGCCCACGGAGGACGGGAACCGGGTCCCCCTCACGCGGCTCGTGCCGGGCCTCGGCCAGCGCGGGACCGACGCCTTCCGCGACATGGACCCCTTCCTGCTCGTGGACCACTTCGGGCCCATGGTGCTGCCCCCGGGGACGGACGCGGGGTTCCCGCCCCACCCGCACAAGGGGTTCCAGACCCTCACCTACCTCCTCCAGGGCGCCTTCCGCCACCGGGACAGCACCGGCGGTGCCGGGCGCCTCGACCCCGGCGGGGCCCAGCTCATGACCGCGGGCCGGGGCATCGTCCACGAGGAGATGCCGGTGCCCGAGCACCTGGAAACGGGCGGCGCCATCGAGGGGGTGCAGATCTGGATCAACCTCCCCCGGGCCCGCAAGGAGGACCCGCCGGGCTACGTCGATCTGCAGCCCGCCGCCATGCCCTGGGTCCCCGTGCCCGGGGGGCGGATCCGGGTCCTCGCGGGGACGGCCGCCGGTGTGACCGGTCCTGCCCAGACGCCGGTGCCCCTCCTCTGCGCCCACCTGGAGCTGGAGGCGGGGGCGGCCTTCGCCCTGCCGCTTCCGCCCGCCTGGATGGCGGCCGTGATCCCCCTGGCGGGGACGGTGCGCATCGGGGAGGCGGAGGCCGGGCCCGACACCGTCGCCCGGCTCGGGGACGGGGACGGGGCGGTCCTCGGGGCCGTGACGGCGGCCAGCGTGATGGTGCTGGCCGGCGAGCCCCTCCGGGAGCCCATCGCCCACTACGGCCCCTTCGTGATGAACACCCCCGAGGAGATCCAGCGGGCCTTCGAGGACTACCAGGCCGGGCGGTTCGGCACGATCGGGTGA
- a CDS encoding DUF3187 family protein: protein MRSLLALALGLSLQAQAPLEPGPLPTRNMFTLLQAPMTYQPLDPRPTGRGAWQFSLTHVESNVFEFSDLIKDHPPAWLNGRVTLDRARLEALGAAYPQASFLFWFDEQISRTTLQVRHGLTDRTDVFLELPVERHGGGGLDGPIEAFHGAFGFGQWGREEVARDQAVVATFRNGKLDFLRLGPSATRLQDPVLGLVHQLRASERGGLSATLAVKPPLANAYGTFRAGWDVAAGFSGWWRPTPGQTVYAGAAWTFRGRGNAAYDRLDYRPDLGAHLTWEGRRGRAVQPFLQLYFLSGFSTPRPFAKLHEGSLQHDLGVHVHLSPRAFLTLRYINNITHHENTDDASFAAGVTVKI, encoded by the coding sequence ATGCGCAGCCTCCTCGCGCTGGCCCTCGGCCTGTCCCTCCAGGCCCAGGCCCCCCTTGAACCCGGCCCCCTCCCCACCCGGAACATGTTCACCCTGCTCCAGGCCCCCATGACCTATCAGCCCCTGGATCCACGGCCGACGGGCCGGGGCGCCTGGCAGTTCAGCCTGACCCACGTGGAATCCAACGTGTTCGAGTTCTCGGACCTGATCAAGGACCATCCGCCCGCGTGGTTGAACGGCCGGGTCACCCTGGACCGGGCCCGCCTGGAGGCCCTCGGCGCGGCGTATCCCCAGGCCTCCTTCCTCTTCTGGTTCGACGAGCAGATCAGCCGCACCACCCTGCAGGTGCGCCACGGCCTCACGGACCGGACGGACGTCTTCCTGGAGCTCCCGGTGGAGCGGCACGGCGGGGGCGGCCTGGACGGGCCCATCGAGGCCTTCCACGGCGCCTTCGGCTTCGGCCAGTGGGGGCGGGAGGAGGTGGCCCGGGACCAGGCCGTGGTGGCGACCTTCCGCAACGGGAAGCTGGATTTCCTCCGCCTGGGCCCCTCCGCCACCCGCCTCCAGGATCCGGTGCTGGGCCTCGTCCACCAGCTCCGGGCCTCGGAGCGGGGCGGCCTGAGCGCGACCCTGGCCGTGAAGCCTCCGCTCGCCAACGCCTACGGGACCTTCCGGGCGGGATGGGACGTCGCGGCCGGCTTCAGCGGCTGGTGGCGCCCCACCCCGGGGCAGACCGTATACGCGGGCGCGGCCTGGACCTTCCGGGGCCGGGGGAACGCCGCCTACGACCGCCTCGACTACCGGCCCGACCTGGGCGCCCACCTCACCTGGGAGGGCCGCCGGGGCCGCGCGGTCCAGCCTTTCCTCCAGCTCTACTTCCTGAGCGGGTTCAGCACGCCCAGGCCCTTCGCGAAGCTCCACGAGGGGAGCCTCCAGCACGACCTGGGCGTCCACGTGCACCTCTCTCCGCGGGCCTTCCTGACGCTGCGCTACATCAACAACATCACCCACCACGAGAACACCGACGACGCATCGTTCGCCGCTGGCGTGACGGTGAAGATCTGA
- a CDS encoding winged helix-turn-helix transcriptional regulator: protein MHPSESAECTRFRLAIDLLAKPWSGQILWILQGGPLRFNELATQVEGIGEKVLSARLKELECQGLLVRRVLPTTPVRVEYELTEAGRGFRTVVEAVTRWGEQIHACRQD, encoded by the coding sequence ATGCACCCTTCCGAATCCGCCGAATGCACCCGCTTCCGCCTGGCCATCGACCTGTTGGCCAAGCCCTGGTCCGGCCAGATCCTCTGGATCCTCCAGGGGGGGCCGCTGCGGTTCAACGAACTGGCCACCCAGGTGGAGGGCATCGGCGAGAAGGTCCTGTCCGCGCGGCTCAAGGAACTGGAGTGCCAGGGCCTCCTGGTGCGCCGGGTGCTCCCCACCACCCCCGTGCGGGTGGAGTACGAGCTCACCGAGGCCGGCCGCGGCTTCCGGACGGTGGTGGAGGCCGTGACCCGCTGGGGCGAGCAGATCCACGCCTGCCGCCAGGACTGA
- the modA gene encoding molybdate ABC transporter substrate-binding protein yields MLRRALLTLLCALFAAGPALRAQGPRKPLSVVAAADLRGVFDELKAAFEARTPGVELKVAFGASGSLTAQILQGAPFDVFLAADTGFPEQVRKAGLATPEGPFPYALGTLTLWVRRDLGLDPARDGLQVLTSPALRKIATANPQVAPYGRAGEAALRHAGLYDQVRSRLVFADNIAQAAQFLQTGTAEAGLISLAQAEHPALRQSGIAWRVPADAYPPLRQAGVILARTQVPEQARAFRAFLLGPEGQGILARHGFGKP; encoded by the coding sequence ATGCTGCGCCGCGCCCTGCTCACCCTCCTTTGCGCCCTCTTCGCCGCGGGCCCCGCCCTGCGCGCCCAGGGGCCCCGGAAGCCGCTCAGCGTCGTGGCCGCCGCCGACCTGCGCGGCGTCTTCGACGAGCTCAAGGCCGCCTTCGAGGCCCGCACGCCGGGCGTCGAACTCAAGGTGGCCTTCGGCGCGTCGGGAAGCCTCACGGCCCAGATCCTCCAGGGGGCCCCCTTCGACGTGTTCCTGGCCGCCGACACGGGCTTCCCGGAGCAGGTCCGGAAGGCCGGCCTCGCGACCCCGGAGGGCCCCTTCCCCTACGCCCTGGGCACCCTCACCCTCTGGGTGCGCCGGGACCTCGGGCTGGACCCGGCCCGGGACGGCCTCCAGGTGCTGACCAGCCCAGCCCTCCGGAAGATCGCCACGGCCAACCCCCAGGTGGCGCCCTACGGGCGCGCCGGGGAAGCCGCGCTGCGCCACGCGGGCCTCTACGACCAGGTGCGGTCCCGGCTGGTCTTCGCGGACAACATCGCCCAGGCCGCCCAGTTCCTCCAGACCGGCACGGCGGAGGCCGGCCTCATCTCCCTCGCCCAGGCCGAGCACCCCGCGCTGCGCCAGTCCGGCATCGCCTGGCGCGTGCCCGCCGACGCCTATCCCCCGCTCCGCCAGGCCGGGGTCATCCTCGCCCGGACCCAGGTCCCCGAGCAGGCCCGGGCCTTCCGCGCCTTCCTCCTGGGGCCCGAAGGCCAGGGGATCCTGGCCCGCCACGGCTTCGGCAAGCCCTGA
- the modB gene encoding molybdate ABC transporter permease subunit, which yields MDWEAVRLSLRLALLSVVLLVPIGTALAWPLAFGRSRARLVLEALTSLPLVLPPTVLGFYLIVALGPRSPLGHAWEALTGTRLVFTFQGLLLAQLVTNLPFFLQPLVASLGGVDRRLLEAAATLGSRAPGIYLRVALPLAWRGLLSGTILSFAHSIGEFGVVLMVGGNIPGATRTASIALFDQVQGFDMAGANRTALLLLAFALAVLSSTAWLRSRERAWN from the coding sequence ATGGACTGGGAAGCGGTCCGCCTCAGCCTGCGACTGGCCCTGCTGTCCGTGGTCCTGCTGGTCCCCATCGGCACGGCCCTGGCCTGGCCCCTGGCCTTCGGCAGGTCCCGGGCCCGGCTCGTCCTGGAAGCGCTGACCTCCCTGCCGCTGGTGCTGCCGCCCACCGTCCTCGGCTTCTACCTCATCGTCGCCCTGGGCCCCCGCAGCCCCCTGGGCCACGCCTGGGAGGCGCTGACCGGGACCCGCCTCGTGTTCACCTTCCAGGGCCTCCTCCTGGCCCAGCTCGTCACCAACCTGCCCTTCTTCCTCCAGCCCCTCGTCGCCTCCCTGGGCGGGGTCGACCGGCGCCTCCTGGAGGCCGCCGCGACCCTGGGCTCCCGCGCCCCCGGCATCTACCTGCGAGTCGCGCTGCCCCTGGCCTGGCGGGGCCTCCTGTCGGGCACCATCCTCAGCTTCGCCCATTCCATCGGGGAGTTCGGGGTGGTCCTCATGGTCGGGGGCAACATCCCCGGCGCCACGCGCACCGCCTCCATCGCCCTCTTCGACCAGGTGCAGGGCTTCGACATGGCCGGCGCGAACCGGACCGCCCTCCTCCTCCTGGCCTTCGCCCTGGCGGTGCTCTCGTCCACCGCCTGGCTCCGCTCCCGGGAGCGCGCATGGAACTGA
- a CDS encoding molybdenum ABC transporter ATP-binding protein gives MELTAEFRKTFPGGPSIEASLRLGLEARGLTVLFGPSGCGKTTVLRCLAGLETPDEGRIAAGPALWFEAGRGNVVPAPARRVGYVFQEPMLFPHLSVRGNIAYGLHGWTREQRQARVEAMVQVAGLAGLEHRRPRELSGGQKQRVALARALAPRPSLVLLDEPFASLDRAATEELRHNLRQILHHLDVPAVLVTHNPLDALALGDRMVLMAGGKVLREGTPAALLAQADVLPAEAFGSVVRARVLGRTEGLLRLAAGSAELYAPDPGGPLDEVYACIRGEGVALERGPHGLMTQRNRVPATLLRLEEAGALTRVHLDAGFPLHALITAWAARDMGLEAGLPVHALIKASAIQVIPIER, from the coding sequence ATGGAACTGACGGCGGAGTTCCGGAAGACCTTCCCCGGCGGGCCCTCCATCGAGGCCTCCCTCCGCCTGGGCCTGGAGGCGCGGGGACTCACGGTGCTTTTCGGGCCCTCCGGGTGCGGCAAGACGACGGTCCTGCGGTGCCTGGCCGGCCTGGAGACGCCGGACGAAGGCCGCATCGCCGCCGGCCCAGCCCTGTGGTTCGAGGCGGGCCGCGGCAACGTGGTCCCCGCCCCGGCCCGCCGCGTGGGCTACGTGTTCCAGGAGCCCATGCTGTTCCCGCACCTGAGCGTGCGCGGCAACATCGCCTACGGCCTCCACGGCTGGACCCGGGAGCAGCGCCAGGCGCGGGTGGAGGCCATGGTCCAGGTCGCGGGCCTCGCGGGCCTCGAGCACCGCAGGCCCCGGGAGCTCTCCGGCGGCCAGAAGCAGCGGGTCGCCCTGGCCCGGGCCCTGGCCCCCCGCCCCTCCCTGGTGCTGCTGGACGAGCCCTTCGCCTCCCTGGACCGGGCCGCCACGGAGGAACTCCGCCACAACCTGCGGCAGATCCTCCACCACCTGGATGTGCCCGCCGTCCTCGTCACCCACAATCCCCTGGACGCCCTGGCCCTGGGCGACCGGATGGTCCTCATGGCCGGAGGGAAGGTGCTCCGGGAGGGCACCCCCGCCGCGCTCCTGGCCCAGGCCGACGTCCTGCCCGCGGAGGCCTTCGGGTCGGTGGTCCGGGCCCGGGTCCTGGGCCGCACCGAGGGCCTGCTGCGGCTGGCCGCGGGCAGCGCCGAACTCTACGCCCCCGATCCGGGCGGCCCCCTGGACGAGGTCTACGCCTGCATCCGCGGCGAGGGGGTGGCCCTGGAGCGGGGCCCCCACGGCCTCATGACCCAGCGCAACCGCGTCCCCGCCACCCTCCTCCGCCTTGAGGAGGCCGGGGCCCTCACCCGGGTCCACCTGGACGCGGGCTTCCCCCTCCACGCCCTCATCACCGCCTGGGCCGCCCGGGACATGGGCCTGGAGGCGGGCCTCCCCGTGCACGCCCTCATCAAGGCCAGCGCCATCCAGGTGATCCCCATCGAACGGTAG
- a CDS encoding winged helix-turn-helix domain-containing protein, which yields MVPAPEPEIQIKLRVRCGDTFAFGPGKAALLEAIDACRSISGGGKALGLSYWKTRRLVDEMNQCFNGPLVETVRGGSQKGGATLTDTGREVLRVFRAMEARAGDAVQETWQALRPLLGKR from the coding sequence ATGGTCCCCGCCCCCGAACCCGAGATCCAGATCAAGCTCCGCGTCCGCTGCGGCGACACGTTCGCCTTCGGACCGGGCAAGGCCGCGCTCCTGGAGGCCATCGACGCCTGCCGCTCCATCTCGGGGGGCGGCAAGGCGCTGGGGCTCAGCTACTGGAAGACCCGCCGCCTCGTGGACGAGATGAACCAATGCTTCAACGGCCCCCTCGTGGAGACGGTCCGGGGCGGCAGCCAGAAGGGGGGCGCGACCCTCACGGACACGGGGCGGGAGGTGCTCCGGGTGTTCCGGGCCATGGAGGCCCGGGCCGGCGATGCCGTCCAGGAGACCTGGCAGGCCCTTCGGCCCCTCCTCGGCAAACGGTAG
- a CDS encoding cation:proton antiporter, protein MPLALLVADPFAGTLALLALVWVAAKVGGDLAVRARVPAVAGELAAGLALAALARYLPGFPDIGGSGAADVLANLGVIVLMFAVGLESSVPQMLKVGLASTRVALLGVGLPMAAGLAGAWLLLPAGTPFGVDLFIGACLCATSIGISAQVLREQGAADSAEGRVIVGAAVIDDVLGLLVLVGVSGLVTAQAAGGPMPWGTLGRTLALALAFLLVALTAGRWATPRVWALAGRLRSSQLLLPLALAFAFLLAWLGNLAGLAPIVGAYAAGLILEPAHVEALETREAHSLEHLLHPLVSVLSPVFFVVMGARVDVAALLDPSTLGLAAALALLGVLGKLLAGFGGGRGLRWRVLGWGMVPRGEVGLIFVAVGAQIQVNGAPLLSPGLQAGVIGALLLTTLAGPLGLARALRREAA, encoded by the coding sequence ATGCCCCTCGCCCTGCTCGTCGCCGATCCCTTCGCGGGCACCCTCGCCCTCCTGGCCCTGGTGTGGGTCGCCGCCAAGGTAGGCGGCGACCTGGCCGTGCGCGCCCGGGTTCCGGCGGTGGCGGGCGAACTGGCCGCGGGCCTCGCCCTGGCGGCCCTGGCCCGCTACCTGCCGGGATTCCCCGACATCGGCGGCTCCGGCGCGGCTGACGTGCTCGCCAACCTGGGCGTCATCGTGCTCATGTTCGCGGTCGGCCTGGAATCCAGCGTGCCCCAGATGCTCAAGGTGGGCCTGGCCTCCACCCGGGTGGCCCTCCTGGGGGTGGGGCTGCCCATGGCCGCGGGTCTGGCCGGGGCCTGGCTGCTGCTGCCGGCGGGCACCCCCTTCGGCGTGGATCTCTTCATCGGCGCCTGTCTTTGCGCCACCAGCATCGGCATCAGCGCCCAGGTGCTCCGGGAGCAGGGCGCGGCCGATTCCGCGGAAGGCCGCGTGATCGTCGGCGCAGCCGTCATCGACGATGTGCTGGGCCTCCTCGTGCTCGTGGGGGTCAGCGGGCTCGTCACCGCCCAGGCCGCGGGCGGACCGATGCCCTGGGGAACGCTGGGCCGGACCCTGGCCCTCGCCCTGGCCTTTCTCCTGGTCGCCCTAACCGCCGGACGCTGGGCCACGCCCCGGGTGTGGGCCCTTGCGGGCCGGCTGCGCTCCAGCCAGCTCCTCCTGCCCCTCGCCCTGGCCTTCGCGTTCCTGCTCGCGTGGCTCGGCAACCTTGCCGGCCTCGCCCCCATCGTGGGCGCCTACGCCGCCGGACTCATCCTGGAGCCCGCCCACGTGGAGGCCCTGGAGACCCGGGAGGCCCACAGCCTGGAGCACCTCCTCCACCCGCTGGTCTCGGTCCTCTCGCCGGTGTTCTTCGTGGTCATGGGGGCCCGGGTGGACGTGGCCGCCCTCCTGGATCCGTCCACCCTCGGCCTCGCCGCTGCCCTGGCCCTCCTGGGCGTCCTCGGCAAGCTCCTCGCGGGCTTCGGCGGGGGTCGGGGCCTGCGCTGGCGGGTCCTGGGCTGGGGCATGGTGCCCCGGGGCGAGGTCGGCCTGATCTTCGTGGCGGTGGGCGCCCAGATCCAGGTGAACGGGGCGCCCCTCCTCTCCCCTGGGCTGCAGGCCGGCGTCATCGGCGCCCTCCTCCTCACGACCCTGGCCGGTCCCCTCGGCCTGGCCCGGGCCCTCCGCCGGGAAGCCGCATGA
- a CDS encoding cation:proton antiporter domain-containing protein yields the protein MTLPAAVALLGLLVFLAHALEAIFQRTKVPDVLFLMGLGLLLGPATGLLRPEALGAAGPLFTTAALVAILFEGGLGLDLPTVARSIRGATGLTLWNFLGTLAVAAPLAKGLLGLTWLQAATVAACLGGTSSAVVIPLVRRFGAPETTRAALALESALSDVLVIIVALGLMNAQAAGRLHLPGLLGDMAGAFTVAAILGLAAGLAWSLLLDKVRAVRHSLFTTPAFVFVVYGAVEALGASGAIAALVMGLVLGNAGLLPGGGGERPRFGKLAPGDRQVFAEAVFLMKTFLFVYVGLSIRFSGTALALAGLALAGAVLLVRVPAVRLSLPPGGTDRSGALVASAMGAKGLAAAVVASIPLQMGLPRAEEIRLVVFAVVFFSILASSLLLFLQERGWLRLPGRILFGAYPEAR from the coding sequence ATGACCCTGCCCGCCGCCGTCGCCCTCCTGGGGCTCCTGGTCTTCCTCGCCCACGCCCTGGAGGCGATCTTCCAGCGGACCAAGGTTCCCGACGTGCTCTTCCTGATGGGGCTCGGCCTCCTCCTGGGCCCGGCCACGGGCCTCCTGCGACCCGAAGCCCTCGGTGCCGCGGGCCCGCTGTTCACCACGGCGGCCCTCGTGGCGATCCTCTTCGAGGGGGGCTTGGGCCTGGACCTCCCGACCGTGGCCCGATCCATCCGGGGCGCCACGGGCCTCACCCTCTGGAACTTCCTGGGCACCCTCGCGGTGGCGGCGCCCCTGGCCAAGGGTCTCCTGGGCCTCACGTGGCTCCAGGCCGCCACCGTCGCCGCCTGCCTCGGCGGGACCTCCAGCGCGGTGGTGATCCCCCTGGTGCGCCGCTTCGGCGCGCCGGAGACGACCCGGGCCGCCCTCGCCCTCGAATCGGCCCTGTCGGACGTGCTCGTCATCATCGTGGCCCTGGGCCTCATGAACGCGCAGGCCGCGGGCCGGCTGCACCTGCCCGGGCTTCTGGGCGACATGGCCGGCGCCTTCACGGTGGCGGCGATCCTCGGCCTCGCCGCGGGCCTGGCCTGGAGCCTCCTCCTCGACAAGGTCCGCGCCGTCCGCCATTCCCTCTTCACGACGCCCGCCTTCGTGTTCGTGGTCTACGGCGCCGTGGAGGCCCTGGGCGCCAGCGGCGCCATCGCGGCCCTCGTCATGGGGCTGGTCCTCGGGAACGCCGGGCTCCTCCCTGGCGGCGGCGGGGAGCGGCCGCGCTTCGGAAAGCTGGCCCCGGGGGACCGCCAGGTCTTCGCGGAGGCCGTCTTCCTCATGAAGACCTTCCTCTTCGTCTACGTCGGCCTCTCGATCCGGTTCTCCGGGACGGCGCTGGCCCTCGCGGGCCTCGCCCTCGCCGGGGCCGTCCTGCTCGTGCGCGTTCCCGCGGTCCGCCTCAGCCTGCCCCCGGGGGGTACGGACCGGTCCGGCGCGCTGGTCGCGTCCGCCATGGGGGCCAAGGGCCTCGCGGCCGCCGTCGTGGCCTCCATCCCGCTCCAGATGGGGCTGCCCCGGGCCGAGGAGATCCGCCTCGTCGTCTTCGCCGTGGTGTTCTTCAGCATCCTGGCCTCCTCCCTCCTCCTCTTCCTGCAGGAACGCGGCTGGCTGCGGCTCCCCGGGCGGATCCTGTTCGGCGCCTACCCCGAGGCCCGATGA
- the nhaR gene encoding transcriptional activator NhaR, giving the protein MEWLNYHHLFYFWTVAREGSVTRAAAALHLAQPTLTAQIRTLEGSLGGPLFTRVGRGLAMTDLGRVAYGYAEQIFGLGRELLDASRGRTGAGPIRFAVGISDALSKLTVFRLLRPALELEQPVRLSCIEEGNEVHFAMLLRHELDLVLSDVPFTPRSGPRAYNHLLGEAPVKLYGTKALLRRHPGSFPGRLRGAPFLLPPRDTALRRALDHWLDRERLEPAIVAEISDGALLKTFGGEGRGFLPAPAVLEEAMARQHGLHPAGEVPGIRERIYAVSAERRLQHPAVLAIREAAVREVFV; this is encoded by the coding sequence ATGGAATGGCTGAACTACCACCACCTGTTCTACTTCTGGACGGTCGCCCGTGAGGGGAGCGTCACCCGGGCCGCCGCCGCGCTCCACCTCGCCCAGCCCACCCTCACCGCCCAGATCCGGACCCTGGAGGGCAGCCTCGGCGGGCCCCTCTTCACCCGCGTGGGACGGGGCCTGGCGATGACGGACCTCGGCCGGGTGGCCTACGGGTACGCGGAGCAGATCTTCGGCCTGGGCCGCGAGCTCCTCGACGCCTCCCGGGGCCGGACCGGCGCGGGCCCGATCCGCTTCGCCGTGGGCATCTCCGACGCCCTCTCCAAGCTCACCGTCTTCCGCCTCCTCCGGCCCGCCCTGGAGCTGGAGCAACCCGTGCGGCTCTCCTGCATCGAGGAGGGCAACGAGGTCCACTTCGCCATGCTCCTCCGCCACGAGCTCGACCTCGTGCTGTCCGACGTCCCCTTCACCCCCCGGAGCGGGCCCCGCGCCTACAACCACCTGCTCGGCGAAGCCCCGGTCAAGCTCTACGGCACCAAGGCCCTGCTCCGGCGGCACCCGGGATCCTTCCCCGGCCGCCTCCGGGGGGCCCCCTTCCTCCTTCCGCCCCGGGACACCGCCCTCCGCCGGGCCCTGGACCACTGGCTGGACCGGGAGCGCCTGGAACCCGCCATCGTGGCGGAGATCAGCGACGGCGCCCTCCTCAAGACCTTCGGAGGCGAAGGCCGCGGCTTCCTGCCCGCCCCCGCCGTGCTGGAGGAGGCCATGGCCCGCCAGCACGGGCTCCATCCCGCCGGCGAGGTGCCGGGGATCCGGGAACGCATCTATGCCGTCTCCGCCGAGCGCCGCCTCCAGCACCCCGCCGTCCTCGCCATCCGGGAGGCCGCGGTCCGGGAGGTTTTCGTGTAG